Sequence from the Papilio machaon chromosome 26, ilPapMach1.1, whole genome shotgun sequence genome:
ATAAtccattttcttattttttaacctCTCATAAACCTTGTCACCTCATGTCCAAGACGAACACCATACCTCGTTCACAATGAAAACTgtcttttgatttttaaatttttagcgTCGTAATAAATTTGAGAACTCTTCCATTGTTAGTGATACAATAATTCCCATTTACCCTACGCTATACATTGATCTTGCTCTCGACTTCCCGCTACAATACGCCATGTTTTTTCTCCTCAACTTGTTACATAATAGATCTTCTATCCCTTCTTCTTCTGGTGGTCCTGCTGCTGTGCTGTGTGCTGCGAGAAAAGCTTTTAGTCATTgtgttattgtatttaaatttggcGATCTAATCGAGATAAGTAGTTTCTATTTGCATGTATATAAATTTCGCAACTCGCCCGATGTGTCAAATTAAACTAGAACAAATGAGGCAAGTCGCCTGCAGCTGTTTGTTGTTAGGCTACAGGGTCCATACCGCACCGCACAGCAGCAGCTGCAATCGGTAGcgctttaattaatattaaggccttaatttagatatatttttaagatctgTTAATaagatcttaattaaaataaataaatatatgtaaatgagCTGTCAAGCTCTGTGTTGATTGACATGGCCATTGTGACATGTGACATGGCCATTGGCAGTTGCACGGAACTTATTTAGGGACCTTAGAGTTAATTGTACTTGGAAAAGATAGAAAAGGTAGATCCTTAAGgagatgtttaaaaaatgacaCTTTCCTATGACTGCTAAAAAATGGTGTTTTAGTGATGCACCTTGCCATGTATCGCGTATGACTCTCAAACTTGGTCGTTAactcaaaaacattttcacaaaGACGGCACGAAGAAGCTAAAAGACCGTGGAAGAGCAGAAGATATTAGAAGTACAACTGAGGTGGAGGatttactaagaaaaataAGACGGTAAAAATGGAGATGGCCGGGACATGTGACCAGAAACAGCTAAACAAAATGgacaaaaaatgttaacagAATGATAGCAGTATTACTTCttgatataaacaaaaacatttgctagttacatatatttttgcagTTTACTCGAAAATTACAACACCACGTGCCATGTGAGAGTTTCTTAACTGAAGTAATCGCAACTCGTATTTATATTTCGAGCCAATTGTCGGCTACGTTGCTCATGCGCACACGTACCAGTGTGGCCTACCGCACATTCGTGTGATGAGGCCGCACACACATAACGTTATctaataaaaactgaaaatcCTCCCAAAAAATAAGGACAAACaaacggaataaaaaacatctcaaagtaaaattatggACCGCCAACCCCCACCCTCCCTAATGGCGTcactgtttaattaattaatcgatTATGcgctataaatatataaaaatatgcgtGAAGCTctcataacattttaaaatttagtattttctaataaaaccAGATCACAAGACGAGTCCTTGACATTAGGGTTTGCCGCGCGAGAAGTCACCGCGCGGCCATGACCATGGAGTGCTTGTTCAAGTGGCaagcgcgggcgcgggcgcgggcgtcACCGCGGACACGGACGCGGGCGCGGTAGATATGGCGAGCTTGTGTTCACATTAGCCGTCAGCCGTTAGTACAATCGACCACTTCAATCTGATTAGTGCTCGTTCACTTTGACTGCGCGGGTTAGAGCACGgagaaatatataatacctACATGGCCATAGGAAATGACAAAAATGACAAGTCTGTACTGTCTTCTATAACAGCTGTGTACTATAACCATATAGAAagcaggcgtcaagtggaaatAATTCCGCGTTTAATCTAATGAGTGTGCGTACCGGAGGCCtgattttagtcttctttcccttcccttcCTTTTCTTATAGAAAATGGATATGAAGCGGAAGTAGATTTGATTGAGagggggacgcataggaaggggaaaatTTTTCTGTCTTTGTGTCTTCTCTTCCGTCGATTATAGTTAGGCAACGTATGTACAATAACAGATGTCTATTGGCAGCGGTCGCGTCGCTATATCGGCGCTTACTTATGTCacctaataatatattaaacaaaacggTACGACAAGGAACTTGTGATACTTTATGACATTGCCAAGTtctatcataatttaatttaacttaagacAACCAGCAGGTCAGATAACTTTTTAgttatgtattttacaaaagaaaaaaacatttattgctatatttatacaGGTTAGGAAACAGAACTTTTTGCAGATGCAacttatcaataattttattgattaaatgtCAAGGTGTGGTCTGCGTGGGTGAAGTGGTCTTAGAATATGAACAAAAACGTAATGAAGAGCAATCATCAACAGAGATGATGTAAGTAATTGACTCTTCGTATCGTATTTTACGTATGATACAAGCGACCTTCAGTAACATGTAATAGGATAACAAGAAACCAACATGATTTgaagttatcaaaattatatctcatgaaataaaacattactatCACGCAAAACAGCGCAGCACAGCACCTTTCTTTTCCGCGCTGTATTACTTGCCGAAGCTGCAGAGATCCGCCGCTTCTCGCCCGGTGACTGCCGTCGATATCGACCTTGACATTAGAAAGAGCTCAtcgcaattttattttttgtttgtccaAAGTCTGCAGATCTCACAACTGACACGTCTGCCTAAAGTCCGGCTTTTCAAAAGGTCATcaagttttactattttttagaaaaataagttcaatttaaatgaagGTAAAGGTTATGATatgtagataataataattttggatTTTGCTATTAATGTATTGgtatgcaggttgcatcacgatctTTTCCGTAAGCAttgaataaatgtatgaaattcTAAAATCAAAGAACACATTGTTATGTACAAATTTCGCCATGTGGCGGAGATCGAACCCCAACCTGTAGATTACAGGTCTGGCGCTTAATAACcgcgccaccgacgctctcagTAGTAATCAGCTGCATTTAATTACTTAGGTTCACTGAAACAGACTAATACTAAAGATCTGACGAGAGCTGTTTCTTTCTCGCTGTGTTGTTGACGCAACGCCATGTCTTTGTACATTTGTTTCTTATTATGATGGAAGATGAGCTCATATTGTAAGTGTGAAGCGGTAAGCGGCCATTAGAAAGTTAACTATGGGCGGCTGCGGTCGCGCGCGATGCGCCGTCTTGCTTCGTCTTGCTGCGGCCACTGCCGACACACACCAGATCCCCAAGCGATATTTAATGCTCTCTAAATAGACTCTACGCTTCATATCAATACTTTTTCCACGAatcttaaaactttaataactaACAAAAGGCAATTGCCCGCGATCACGCAcgcagtaatttttttatgttttcaaagTATCATGAGttgctttaaaaaaaggaaggTTGGATTGTGCCACACCCCCAGATCATATACCGGATGTAGGTTAGGCGAGTAGTGAGTCAGATTGTTCCGTGAGGCCTACCAGCTCGGCAAGGTGTCACACTTGGCCGATACACACATTTGTAACCTTTCTTCTCATTAGAAAACTCGAAACTTACATAACTTTATGTCGGCAGCAGAAAGTTTTATGCGACCTTTGATATCACGTTACGTTGtacaaattaacataaattctttaaacaaaTGCATGTATGTAATTCgcctagttatatatatattcgctcaatattttaaaagaagaatCATTGGGACAATTCTTTTAACAAAATCTATATCTAATCTATAATTATAGCGGAAAATCGGagcagatttttattaattaaataataatcattacataaaatatatgaatacgAATGtcttaaaaatcatttacttATTCGGTTCTTCAATCGAGTTAAATAAGCATCAGTTTCGCAAGTAGGTAGTGATCGTTGTGGTTTGTTGCAAATTCACATAACTTTTTACGGCTTCGTTTTAGGAACAACTATTACTAAAGCAAAGGGTATTGAAATATTCGGTGACGAGGTCGTCCAGCTATTTTGTTCGCAGATTAACTAAGCTACAAAACTACAGAAAATTGTTCACACATTCTGCCCATTTTGTCAATTCTATCGTAcaataaatgcaataaaatgcGCAGTAATGACATCGAGCAAGGTCTCATCACCTCATCACATTATATTTACGTAGGTAGCTTTAGtctaaagttttctttttatgtaatgAATGTAACACTAAGAGCTGGTTCAAGGCTTGAGAAAATATCAGGTTATTGACAGGGTAGAAAAGGTGGTAAGGGAAAAATAAGGTGAAACGAAATCGTCTCCGCCCTGCCTGTCTGTCGATGTgtcacaatattatttatttgtttaacttgCAGCTTCAAAGTATTAATGTGAAGCTGTCGGCATTAAATCACCACTGTTTATTAATTGCTTAGAAAAGTAGTCgtttatgtaataaacaactttttccattaacaactttaaattGAGTACATTCTGTTAACGACATTTAAACCTGTCCCTTAAATAAACTTGCAAACTTTATCGAAGTTTTAATTTGAAGAAACGGAGAGCTccaacataaaatacaaatacttaATTGTTGTTGAACTTAAGTATCTACATATGTTAGTCATTAATACAAAACAGAATGTAATTTTCATCAGTGGACTCTTTCAAGTTGGCGAGATGTTTAAAGCAGAGCGATGTCAGTGAACCACATTTGTGCTTGTGGACAAGCAAAGTCGAAGACGACCGCAGACCTGCGCTGTGGTAAATGTACCTAATTACTTATAGTATTGGCAAGAAATGTTGCATTGTCGTCTGCGTTAAGCCACTCTGCAAACGTGCTTGGGCCAGCACCTCTCCCCAGGCTGCAATAATTTCCCACCACTGAACGTGGTCTTCAGCTAACAACACAACACCGGACAATTACCACCGGTAGATTAGCATTAGTTATTTTGTCGGCGAACTTCTCTAAGCTAATGTGAGGgaaaagaattataatttacttacatattaataaaagcacGTCAAAGGTCTACCAAAAGGTAGTCAgtagactattttttttccagaaCCAATAGCGCTATGAcaatacttataatttttatttgtgccTGTCCACTCGTTCACAACAAGGCTCAAGATATATCTCCAGACATGGTCAAGTACTCGAACTCGAACGAAAAACACTCGCCGCTCACGCGCGAGGTCAACAGTTACACAaagagttaaataaaattattggacCTGTAActtctgttttattataaggaagTACTTGATTACCAGCATGTATTGCGAAATACTAGGTAAGTGTAAGTGGTACCAGTTTTCCGCTGGCTTGAAATTcgatcatataaataaaaaaggaataaaagcAGTCATCATAAATAAGCTTCCGTCATACTACAGAGGTTTGTTATTCTTATGTACCGCGcttgacatttaaattgtgtttcttttattgttcttaattactttatttatattgttcatAGAGATATACAGGGTGTCCGGGACCACAGAATCCGTGGTCGAAAATATGGCGATTTAACCCAACTTACCTCCAGATAAACTTGCTTCGCTTGGCCACTTTAAAGGGCTAAAGAGGgcattaaagtttgtaaattattttacatttattgaaatatctcgaaaagtatTAAGTTTAGAAACcatagtttttatttgataaaaaacacctttttgtaaaacaaaccttttgttataaaatcaacaggAGGCTCAAAAACATGACTGTCAGAAAAACTCtatcatatttttacaacCGTCTGTACAAtctcaaacatttttttcttcgctagaaaattttattaaaaaaatttttgttttgataacattttGATATGGCAAGCGGTTTTGccacaaaatatgtttttataaaatcttatgcGTTTAATTCCTTCATGAACACTTAGTTACTTAGTGCAATAAATGGGGATGCAAATGCCACATCTACAGCCATAAGtccaattacaataaaaataaacaattttatgtgaCACTACACTGCAATGTGGTAtctaaaactatattaaatttaactctaaaactaaattttgataaaaaaaaaattagtagcgTTATCTCGAATTCAAGAGTTAAGTACTtcgtaaacattattttgtggCAAAACCGCTGGCCAAATCAATCATCAAAACACGATTACACAGGAGGttgcaaaaatattcaatcgtattgtttatatattcgtgtttgtgtgtttgtgtttaACAAAAAGGTGTAGTTTATGTAAAAACCGTATTTTCAAAACGAATAAAATCTGTGTAAGGCCTTTTGAGATAATTTGCAAATTGCCCGTTGATCCCCCTAGTGGCCAAACGAAGCAACTTTGGACAGAAGTAAGTTGAGTCAAATCGGCGTATTTTCGACTACAAATATATGGTAGTCCATAATACACGTCTTTTCCGAACATCCTGTGTAACgtcaagttatttatttcttctgCTTGagatttttactaataaggcaaataatatttgttccCTAGCACTATgctaaaaaacataatatcttTTTAACGTTAAACAGAAACATTTGTGTTCTTagtatgtaaaagaaaattatctaACAGATAAAGGAAGCTTGTTATAATGAGAGCTTTGATTTGTGCtttgctaaagaaaaagcagcAAGCGCTGCGACCTGCGACCACCCGCTGCTGCCGGGTCAGGCAGACAGCCCACGCCACACAACGCATACACatctcaaaaataaaatctaatgtGAATAACAATAGTATCAATAGACCGAGATTGGTATCTAAATAGTTTTGATTGAGGTCTGTAATTCCTTAAAAATTGGATAGGACACTGATGAAAAGTTGTCAGAGAGagagaataataataatattactgtACCACAAAGATAACGGTTTTGTGGTGGGTTTACTAAGAAACTATTACTCTTTCAGATTTGGACTTTGGAAtagtaaattcattttatttctagttgttaattatttttaaaaatttctatctaaaaaaagattttaaaaagagattttatataattacatatttttttgtattctgtATTTCTAACGCCATCTGTTAGAAATCGTAAAATCAATAAGTTTATGTCTAACTTCCCATTTGAATAAATCTATACaataaaagatacaaaaatttGTGATGATGATTTCCTCCATGACATTGTCCGTCAATGGCGAACCTTGCTATCTCTGAGAGTGCAATCAGCGGTGACTGGCATATCTGATATTAGTTTTGTAGGTTTGGTCACACGGTGCACAGTACAACCGACCTGAAGAGATGTATATGTAGGTATAGCAAAGCTTAGGTAGAGATTATCTAATTTGGCATTTTGCATCCAGGTCTTGTAGATATTGAAGCGAGTTCAGTCAAATTAACTTAGTTACAGGACTTTCTGTTGCACAAGCTCTTCCCAACTAAATGTAATTACAAATGTATcaaggtaaaaataaaaagctttacaAGGCCTCCTAAAGCAACAATTTTTGCTAGTTATTAAGGTCCAAGATAGAAAACACATagtgtttgaaaaaataatgtggtacattttacaatgtttGTCAGTCCGAATTTCACCCAACACATATTCTTATTAACCAGACCAAAATGAAAGCATAaacttacataaaatacaGTCAAAGAATTATATTAGATTCCCACTTAATATGGAATTTCATACAACACACTGTCACCATATGTCATGAATCCTTGTGACTGGGGAAGTTGATCATTACATGGTACTGCATGGTTTAAGGAAGCAATGGGTGATTGAAAGAATTAAATGCagatagtaattaattttaatagattgaAATGTCAATTCATATAAACTTAACAACGAAACAAAAGTGAGAGAGGTTGGACATATTGACAACAACAATGTTCAATGTGATCGCTATCTCCGACTGTTGCCTCGCTGATGCCCTCTGCCCCTTACATATGTCTTGTGTGGGTGTTTACCAGGATGTTCTTGTGGAGCTCCCGAATATCTATCTTGCTTCTGGTTGTTGTGCTGAGCGCCCTGACCACTTGCCGCTGCGTTTGGCATAAGTGAGCGAGGCCCCGAGTGCGTTCCGTTCCCGTTGCCGTTGCGCTCGTTGGCAGGCTGTGCGGTGGAGGCGCCCACAGGAGCAGCCGGCTGAGGTTCGCTCATGTTCACTTGTTCGTTGAAAATCATGCAGAACTCGCCTACTTTTTGTATGTCTCCAGATTTTCCAGAATAAAGAGTAAGAGCGGACCGCCACAGTGACGCATAGCCTCTCGTGAGGCGAACGATATCTCCAGGCTGCAACAGTGCTCCGGGTTCGTCCCATACTGAAAAGTTGACCATAGCAGAAGCATCCGCAACTCGCAAGGTGCGCACTTCACGCGCCTCCTTTGTTAAAGTAGGAGGACCCACTTCCAATACTATAAATACAgcgtttatatttttcatgccAGGTTTCAAATCCTTTATTTGAACGAATTCCGTAGTAGaactcatatttttttttagatttcaaGTACTGTAATTAAAAgatgtaagaattttttcttgCTATAATATTTACGCCGAAACAATTTGACAAACTGATGACTTGACGAGTCCGTATATTGTACGACCCGATAATGCACGGCCcaataattcatgtacaaacaaacctttgtttgtacatgaattattgGGCCGTACATTATCAGGTCGTGCATTATCGTGGCTGTGCATTATCCAGACCGTACCGATATTGTACAGCCACGATAATGTACGACCTGATAATTGGCGACCACTGGTCACGGAATA
This genomic interval carries:
- the LOC106711591 gene encoding SOSS complex subunit B homolog; translation: MSSTTEFVQIKDLKPGMKNINAVFIVLEVGPPTLTKEAREVRTLRVADASAMVNFSVWDEPGALLQPGDIVRLTRGYASLWRSALTLYSGKSGDIQKVGEFCMIFNEQVNMSEPQPAAPVGASTAQPANERNGNGNGTHSGPRSLMPNAAASGQGAQHNNQKQDRYSGAPQEHPGKHPHKTYVRGRGHQRGNSRR